The following are from one region of the Capsicum annuum cultivar UCD-10X-F1 chromosome 1, UCD10Xv1.1, whole genome shotgun sequence genome:
- the LOC107876531 gene encoding cytochrome P450 93A2 translates to MVDLQGYLMLFLIWLFSSLFLKYVVFRKRTTCHLPPSPFGLPIIGHLHLLSPIPHQALHRLSNRYGPLIHINLGSVPCLVVSSPEMAKQVLKTHETSFLNRPQTAVVDYLTYGSQDFSFAPYGLYWKFMKKICMSELLGARTLDMLLPVRRDEIKCFIELLLQKAESGEAVDIEAELLRVSNNVISRMIMSERCSEDKHEAGSIRKLVQEIAELAGKFNLSDYIWFCKNLDLLGFGKRTKDVRKRFDKMMERIINEHEEARRKRNRQSKDEGETVAIRDLLDILLDISEDECSEMRLTRENIKAFILDIFAAGTDTAAITVEWALAELINHPNIMQKAVHEIDLVIGKNRIVEESDILNLPYLQAIVKETLRLHPTGPMILRESTEDCCIEGYHIPKNTRLLVNTWAINRDPEYWKNPLEFIPERFLTEDEGSPKCQLDVRGQHYHFLPFGTGRRGCPGTSLALQIVQIILASMMQCFEWKVSGGLIDKVDMEEAPGITLSRANPLVCIPVTKLNPFTSKISYA, encoded by the exons ATGGTGGATCTTCAAGGCTACTTGATGCTATTCCTTATTTGGCTATTTTCTAGCTTATTTCTTAAATATGTGGTGTTTCGTAAACGAACCACGTGTCATCTCCCACCAAGCCCATTTGGTTTACCGATCATCGGTCACTTACACCTCCTATCTCCAATTCCTCACCAGGCACTTCACAGGCTCTCGAACCGCTATGGGCCTTTGATCCACATAAATCTTGGATCTGTCCCTTGTCTAGTAGTTTCATCACCCGAAATGGCCAAACAAGTACTCAAAACTCATGAAACTTCATTTCTAAATCGACCTCAAACAGCAGTGGTTGATTACTTAACTTACGGTTCACAAGACTTTTCCTTTGCACCTTACGGTCTTTACTGGAAGTTCATGAAGAAAATATGCATGTCCGAACTCCTTGGTGCTCGAACATTGGACATGCTTCTTCCTGTAAGACGTGATGAAATAAAATGTTTTATTGAATTACTCTTACAAAAGGCGGAATCTGGTGAAGCAGTAGATATTGAAGCTGAGCTTCTAAGGGTTTCGAATAATGTTATTTCAAGAATGATAATGAGTGAAAGGTGTTCAGAGGACAAGCATGAAGCCGGGAGTATTAGGAAGTTGGTTCAAGAGATCGCGGAACTCGCTGGGAAATTCAATCTGTCCGATTATATTTGGTTCTGTAAGAATTTGGATTTGCTAGGGTTTGGAAAAAGGACAAAGGATGTTCGTAAAAGGTTCGATAAGATGATGGAGAGGATCATAAATGAGCACGAAGAAGCAAGGAGGAAGAGAAATCGTCAAAGTAAGGATGAAGGTGAAACTGTAGCGATCAGAGATCTGCTTGATATTCTACTTGATATATCAGAGGATGAATGTTCAGAGATGAGATTGACAAGAGAGAACATCAAGGCTTTTATCCTG GACATATTTGCTGCTGGCACAGATACCGCGGCGATCACAGTAGAGTGGGCTTTAGCAGAGCTCATCAATCATCCTAACATTATGCAGAAAGCAGTCCATGAAATTGATTTGGTCATCGGTAAGAATCGAATTGTGGAAGAATCAGATATCTTAAACCTCCCATACCTCCAAGCCATCGTTAAAGAAACTCTCAGACTACACCCTACCGGGCCTATGATCTTAAGAGAATCAACAGAAGATTGTTGCATTGAAGGTTATCACATACCGAAAAATACTAGGTTACTAGTCAATACGTGGGCGATTAATAGGGATCCCGAGTATTGGAAAAATCCTCTTGAATTTATACCAGAAAGATTTTTGACAGAAGATGAGGGGAGTCCAAAATGCCAATTGGATGTGAGAGGACAACACTATCATTTTTTGCCATTTGGAACGGGGCGAAGAGGTTGCCCCGGAACATCATTAGCATTACAAATAGTTCAAATAATCCTTGCTTCCATGATGCAGTGCTTCGAATGGAAGGTTAGTGGTGGATTGATAGATAAAGTGGATATGGAAGAGGCACCTGGCATTACCCTTTCTAGAGCTAATCCTTTGGTTTGTATTCCAGTGACTAAGTTGAATCCATTTACATCGAAAATATCATATGCTTAG